One region of Streptococcus salivarius genomic DNA includes:
- the argH gene encoding argininosuccinate lyase: MAENHKLWGGRFEASLEKWVEEFGASISFDQKMAEFDLKGSIAHVTMLGETGIITKEEALQIKQGLEELLEEYKAGKLEFDVSNEDIHMNMESLLTAKIGPVAGKLHTARSRNDQVATDMHLYLKAKLVEVIEKLDNLRGTLVNLADKHTYTIMPGYTHLQHAQPISFGHHLMAYYNMFTRDSERFEFNIKHTDISPLGAAALAGTTFPIDRNMTSDLMGFAKPYSNSLDAVSDRDFILEFLSNSSILMMHMTRICEEIINWCSNEFKFVTLSDTFSTGSSIMPQKKNPDMAELIRGKSGRVYGNLIGLLTVMKSLPLAYNKDLQEDKEGMFDTVETITVAIDILAGMLNTMTVNDKHMAESTEKDFSNATELADYLASKGLPFREAHEIVGKLVLECTKAGYYLQDVPLERYQEVSDLIEEDIYETLKSHTAVERRHSLGGTGFDQVKWQIKEAQKALKKISL; this comes from the coding sequence ATGGCAGAAAATCATAAACTATGGGGCGGTCGGTTCGAAGCTAGTCTTGAAAAATGGGTAGAAGAATTTGGTGCTTCAATCTCCTTTGACCAAAAGATGGCAGAGTTTGATTTGAAAGGATCTATTGCCCATGTTACGATGCTTGGTGAGACAGGGATTATTACCAAAGAGGAAGCATTGCAAATTAAACAGGGCTTGGAAGAACTGCTTGAGGAATATAAGGCTGGTAAACTAGAATTTGATGTTTCCAATGAAGATATCCATATGAATATGGAGAGTCTTTTAACGGCTAAAATTGGACCAGTAGCAGGAAAACTTCATACAGCACGTTCACGTAACGACCAAGTGGCAACGGATATGCACTTGTATCTAAAAGCCAAACTAGTGGAAGTTATTGAGAAGCTTGATAATTTACGTGGTACTTTGGTCAATCTAGCAGACAAACATACCTACACAATTATGCCAGGCTACACCCACTTGCAGCATGCACAACCGATTTCTTTTGGTCACCACTTGATGGCTTATTACAACATGTTTACACGTGATTCCGAACGTTTTGAATTTAATATCAAGCATACGGATATCTCTCCACTCGGAGCTGCTGCACTAGCCGGAACAACTTTCCCAATTGATCGTAATATGACATCTGACTTAATGGGCTTTGCAAAACCATATAGCAATTCCTTGGATGCTGTTTCCGATCGTGACTTTATTCTCGAATTCTTGTCAAACTCAAGTATTCTCATGATGCATATGACACGTATTTGTGAAGAAATCATTAACTGGTGTTCTAACGAGTTTAAGTTTGTAACTCTATCTGATACTTTTTCAACAGGCTCTTCCATTATGCCTCAAAAGAAAAACCCAGATATGGCAGAACTAATTCGTGGGAAATCAGGTCGTGTCTATGGTAATTTGATTGGATTATTGACCGTGATGAAGTCATTACCTTTGGCCTACAATAAAGATCTCCAAGAAGATAAAGAGGGTATGTTTGATACGGTAGAAACGATTACTGTCGCTATTGATATTCTCGCAGGCATGCTCAATACAATGACTGTTAACGACAAACATATGGCAGAGTCAACAGAGAAAGATTTTTCAAATGCTACAGAGTTGGCTGATTATCTTGCATCTAAAGGCCTACCATTCCGTGAAGCACATGAGATTGTTGGAAAACTTGTCCTTGAGTGTACCAAAGCTGGTTATTACCTTCAGGATGTTCCTCTCGAACGTTATCAAGAAGTTTCAGATTTAATTGAAGAGGACATCTATGAGACACTTAAATCTCATACAGCTGTTGAACGTCGTCATTCCCTTGGTGGAACTGGTTTTGACCAGGTTAAATGGCAAATCAAAGAAGCTCAAAAAGCTCTAAAAAAAATAAGTCTCTAA
- a CDS encoding argininosuccinate synthase, which yields MSKEKVILAYSGGLDTSVAITWLKKDYDVIAVCMDVGEGKDLEFIHDKALTVGAVESYVLDVKDEFAEDYVLPALQAHAYYEQKYPLVSALSRPIIAKKLVEIAHKTGATTIAHGCTGKGNDQVRFEVAIAALDPSLKVVAPVREWKWSREEEIEYAKANGVPVPADLDNPYSVDQNLWGRANECGVLENPWNQAPEEAFGITNSPESAPDEAEYVDVTFKEGKPVALNGKEMKLADLIQEMNVIAGKHGVGRIDHVENRLVGIKSREIYECPGAIALLTAHKEIEDLTLVREVSHFKPILENELSNLIYNALWFSPATQAIIAYIKETQKVVNGIAKVKLYKGHAQVVARQSANSLYDENLATYTSADSFDQDAAIGFIKLWGLPTQVNSQVNHPFDN from the coding sequence ATGTCAAAAGAGAAAGTTATTCTTGCCTATTCGGGAGGTCTTGATACCTCAGTCGCTATTACATGGCTTAAAAAAGATTACGATGTTATCGCCGTTTGTATGGACGTCGGTGAAGGTAAAGACCTTGAGTTTATCCATGACAAAGCTTTGACAGTTGGAGCTGTCGAGTCATACGTGCTTGATGTTAAAGATGAGTTTGCTGAAGATTATGTGCTTCCAGCACTTCAAGCTCACGCTTACTATGAACAAAAATATCCTTTGGTTTCAGCACTTAGTCGTCCAATCATTGCTAAAAAATTGGTTGAGATTGCTCATAAAACAGGAGCAACGACTATCGCTCACGGTTGTACTGGTAAAGGTAATGACCAAGTTCGTTTCGAAGTTGCCATTGCTGCCCTAGACCCAAGTCTTAAAGTAGTAGCGCCAGTACGTGAATGGAAGTGGTCTCGTGAGGAAGAAATTGAGTATGCTAAGGCTAATGGTGTTCCAGTTCCAGCAGACCTTGATAATCCTTACTCAGTCGATCAAAACCTTTGGGGACGTGCCAACGAGTGTGGTGTTCTTGAAAATCCTTGGAATCAAGCTCCAGAAGAAGCTTTTGGGATTACCAATTCACCAGAGTCTGCGCCAGATGAAGCTGAATATGTCGATGTAACCTTTAAAGAAGGGAAACCAGTTGCTCTTAACGGTAAAGAAATGAAATTGGCTGACCTTATCCAAGAAATGAATGTTATTGCTGGCAAGCATGGCGTCGGACGTATCGACCACGTTGAGAACCGTCTTGTAGGTATCAAATCTCGTGAAATTTATGAATGTCCAGGAGCTATCGCCCTTTTGACAGCTCATAAAGAAATTGAGGACTTAACTTTGGTACGTGAAGTTTCTCACTTTAAACCAATTCTTGAAAATGAATTGTCAAACCTTATCTACAATGCTTTGTGGTTTAGCCCAGCAACACAAGCTATCATTGCTTATATTAAGGAAACACAAAAAGTTGTTAATGGTATCGCTAAAGTTAAGCTTTACAAAGGGCATGCTCAAGTAGTAGCACGTCAATCAGCTAATTCATTGTATGATGAAAATTTGGCTACTTACACATCAGCAGACAGCTTTGATCAGGATGCTGCAATTGGATTTATCAAGCTTTGGGGTCTTCCAACTCAGGTTAATTCACAAGTTAACCATCCATTTGACAATTAA
- the rnpA gene encoding ribonuclease P protein component, producing MKKSYRVKKEKDFKALFDAGHSVANRKFVVYCLDRDLPHFRVGLSVSKRLGNAVTRNRVKRRLRHALMDMSSQLEHQDFVVIARKGVEDLSYQDIYSNLVHVLKIAKLYKD from the coding sequence TTGAAAAAATCTTATCGCGTTAAGAAAGAGAAAGACTTTAAAGCATTATTTGATGCAGGGCACAGTGTTGCTAATCGGAAATTTGTTGTCTACTGTCTGGATCGTGATCTGCCTCATTTTAGAGTGGGTTTGTCAGTCAGTAAGCGTCTTGGTAATGCGGTTACTCGGAATCGGGTAAAACGTCGTCTACGACATGCACTGATGGACATGTCATCTCAGTTAGAACATCAAGATTTTGTCGTTATTGCTCGTAAAGGTGTCGAAGACTTAAGTTATCAAGACATTTATAGCAATCTCGTTCATGTCTTAAAAATAGCAAAGTTATATAAGGACTAA